From Candidatus Zixiibacteriota bacterium, one genomic window encodes:
- a CDS encoding M6 family metalloprotease domain-containing protein, giving the protein MKSRYMIKYAVLLLWLALIYPAAYAVPPSPEVIEKLKAEGIFDDFVNRLNDARSRGMDAPAAIKAKDKLATDINQVDTVRVLVILVDFSDKPYTAGAIAATPPLFDSVLFSEGKNPSGSMTEYYLENSYGTFFIIGDVYGWFRMPEPMSYYSPYGTNGIGSYPNNAQRLAEIAVDSADDYVDFSVYDSWGLGGGPDGKVDGLFVVHAGTGFEESGDEAEIHSHKWHLSVPQTRDGVEVYNYTMEPEESDAVPGISPIGVFCHEYGHFIGLPDLYDIADIDNTSAGLGRWSLMGSGSYNNNSRTPAHFDAFSKIAAGFVTETNVTGNLVNAPIPQVETNPVIYRLWSDGTYGLQYFLVENRQLTGFDAYLPGEGLLIYHVYDILGDADGNNSGIPYRVALEQADGLRNLEFTLYNDGDAGDPWPGSVNKRSFDDLSVPDSRGYGPTITEVSVWNISDPDSVMYANLDIRWSRPYIALDSLVFVDEHSDGFFDPGETVQVFFFIKNLWLTAANANFTLSSNDPSININNPSVFRSSLTGDGASANNISSPLSFVVPDTITPTYDSFFLDISTDGGTYTNAFAVEKVIGRPQVLIVDDDRGDSYEDIYFGDLYAKRIPADIWEKRILGAPPGPFMNNYRMVFWFTGDTASGYLQAADITSIKTYLDNGGNLFLTGQDLADKLRVQDSLFLENYLHARYGGAGFSIYHDGIAGSPVGEGIAVRYFSGNNQIFTSSDKIIPVNGALPAFKFRNQTNYSALTYDNNYKLVFFNFGYEGLQEMPSAGFVRRDSLMSRIISFFGSFTTDIKDDNTSRVLPQNFVLRQNYPNPFNPTTRIDYTLKAVTGAEIPNTNIRVYNILGQEIRTLVDRKELPGNYSVEWDGTDRNGVRVASGIYFYRLTRGADKETRKMVLLK; this is encoded by the coding sequence ATGAAAAGTAGATACATGATTAAATATGCCGTCCTCCTGCTCTGGCTGGCGCTTATTTACCCTGCGGCTTACGCCGTGCCGCCGTCGCCGGAGGTTATCGAGAAGTTGAAAGCCGAAGGCATATTTGATGATTTTGTCAATCGGCTCAATGATGCCCGAAGCCGCGGTATGGATGCACCCGCCGCTATCAAAGCCAAAGACAAACTTGCCACCGATATCAATCAAGTCGATACCGTCAGAGTCCTCGTAATTCTGGTTGATTTCAGCGATAAACCGTACACCGCCGGCGCTATTGCGGCCACTCCGCCACTATTTGATTCGGTGTTATTTTCGGAAGGGAAGAACCCGAGCGGCTCCATGACGGAATACTATCTCGAGAACTCTTACGGCACATTTTTCATCATCGGTGATGTCTATGGCTGGTTCCGGATGCCGGAGCCGATGAGCTATTATTCCCCATACGGGACCAATGGCATTGGGTCCTACCCTAACAATGCTCAGCGCCTGGCTGAAATCGCGGTCGATTCCGCCGATGATTATGTCGATTTCTCGGTTTATGATTCCTGGGGGCTCGGCGGTGGACCGGATGGGAAAGTGGATGGCCTCTTTGTGGTGCATGCCGGAACTGGTTTCGAGGAATCGGGCGACGAAGCCGAAATACATTCGCATAAGTGGCACCTCAGTGTCCCACAGACAAGAGACGGCGTTGAAGTCTATAATTACACGATGGAGCCTGAAGAGTCTGACGCCGTTCCCGGGATCTCTCCCATCGGTGTCTTCTGCCACGAATATGGTCATTTTATCGGTCTGCCCGACCTTTATGATATCGCCGATATCGATAATACCTCCGCCGGATTGGGTCGCTGGTCGCTCATGGGAAGCGGCAGTTACAACAATAATTCCCGCACACCGGCGCATTTCGATGCCTTCAGCAAAATAGCCGCCGGTTTTGTTACCGAAACCAATGTGACCGGCAATCTTGTCAATGCGCCTATTCCCCAGGTCGAAACCAACCCGGTCATCTATCGGCTCTGGTCAGATGGCACCTATGGGTTGCAGTACTTCCTGGTGGAGAATCGCCAGTTAACCGGTTTTGACGCCTATCTGCCGGGCGAAGGGCTTCTTATCTATCATGTATATGATATTCTGGGTGATGCCGACGGCAACAATTCCGGTATCCCTTATCGCGTCGCTCTGGAGCAAGCAGATGGACTTCGCAATCTGGAGTTCACCTTGTACAACGACGGTGACGCCGGCGACCCCTGGCCCGGAAGCGTCAATAAGCGCTCCTTTGATGACCTCTCGGTTCCCGACAGCCGCGGCTATGGACCGACTATCACCGAGGTCTCGGTCTGGAATATTTCTGACCCCGATTCGGTAATGTACGCCAATCTTGATATCCGCTGGTCCCGTCCCTATATCGCTCTCGATTCTCTGGTTTTTGTTGATGAGCATTCCGATGGCTTCTTCGACCCCGGCGAAACGGTCCAGGTCTTTTTCTTCATCAAGAATCTCTGGCTCACCGCCGCCAATGCCAATTTCACTCTCTCCAGCAATGACCCGTCGATAAATATTAACAACCCCTCGGTATTTCGCTCTTCTCTTACGGGAGACGGCGCCTCCGCCAACAACATTTCCAGCCCGCTCAGTTTCGTTGTTCCCGACACCATCACGCCGACCTATGATTCGTTCTTCCTTGACATTTCCACCGATGGCGGAACCTATACAAATGCATTCGCGGTCGAAAAAGTAATCGGCAGACCGCAGGTCTTGATTGTCGATGATGATCGGGGCGACTCCTATGAGGATATCTATTTCGGCGACCTGTACGCCAAAAGAATTCCTGCCGATATCTGGGAAAAGCGGATTCTGGGCGCTCCCCCCGGACCTTTTATGAACAACTACCGCATGGTTTTCTGGTTCACCGGTGATACCGCGTCAGGCTATTTGCAGGCGGCCGATATTACTTCCATAAAGACCTATCTTGACAATGGCGGCAATCTCTTTCTGACCGGTCAGGATCTTGCCGATAAATTGCGGGTGCAGGACTCGCTCTTCCTTGAGAATTATCTTCACGCCCGATACGGCGGCGCCGGTTTCAGCATCTATCATGACGGCATCGCCGGCTCGCCTGTAGGCGAGGGAATCGCAGTGCGCTATTTCAGCGGCAATAATCAGATTTTCACCAGTTCTGACAAGATAATCCCGGTCAATGGCGCGCTGCCGGCGTTCAAATTCCGCAATCAGACCAATTACTCGGCGCTCACATACGATAACAATTACAAACTGGTCTTCTTCAACTTTGGATACGAGGGCCTTCAAGAGATGCCGTCGGCAGGATTCGTTCGTCGCGATTCTCTGATGAGCCGTATCATCAGTTTCTTCGGCTCCTTCACCACCGATATAAAAGACGATAACACTTCCCGGGTTCTCCCGCAGAACTTTGTGTTGCGCCAGAACTATCCCAATCCTTTCAACCCCACCACCAGGATTGACTATACTCTCAAGGCAGTCACCGGAGCGGAAATACCTAATACCAATATCAGAGTTTACAATATTCTTGGGCAGGAAATCAGGACTCTGGTGGATAGAAAAGAATTGCCCGGCAACTATTCGGTTGAGTGGGATGGCACCGACCGTAATGGCGTCCGGGTTGCCAGCGGAATATATTTTTACAGACTGACCCGAGGAGCGGATAAAGAAACCAGAAAGATGGTTCTCCTTAAATAA